The Candidatus Methylacidiphilales bacterium DNA window TGTGGAGTGGGGGTGGTGGGCCCTACAGGGCTCGAACCTGTGACCTTCTGATCCGTAGTCAGACGCTCTGAATCCGACTGAGCTAAGGGCCCGTGTGTGTTCGAGTTTAGATTAGGAGTTAGAAGGCTTGCTGTAAATTGTTAAATTGTTTGTTGAGGGGTTTTGGGGTGTGTGGATTGTAGGCATTTGTGGGGGGTGTGGGCAATGGTTTTTATTCGGTGTCGGGTTGGGGGGTGATTTTGACTTGGTCGAGCTCGTATCGGGCTTGGCGGAAGTAGGTTTTGTCGCCGATGACTGTGGCTTGGATGTAGGCGGAGTAGTTGTAGTCGTCGGCGATGAGCATGGTGTTGGCGTCTAGGGTGAATTGGCTGATGCCGCGGTAGACGAAGGCGGCGTTGGTTTTTTTGGAGAGGATGGCTTCTTCGGCTTGGTTTTGTTTGGCGGCTTCGAGGAGGGTTTCGATTTCGTCGGGGTCTGTGGAGGAGGCTGTGATGAGGGTGATCCAGGGGCGACCGTCTTGGATTTTGGCTTTTTGGATTTCTAGGGTGAGGGTGTAGGTGACGTCGGGGAGGCCTGGGAGGGGGAGTTGGCGTTGGATGCGTTGGCCGATTTTGAGTGTTTTTCCGGCGAGGTAGCCGAGGCGGCGGTCCCATTCTTCTTTTTGGTTGGTGAACATTTTTTGTGGGGTGTTTTCTGCGCGGAAGGCTTCGCGGTCGGCTTCGGGTATGGCTTGGAGGGCTTGTTGGAGGAGTTGGTCGTTGCCGTGGACTTCGAGGAGGGAGCCGTGGGGGTCGATGATGTAGGTGAGGGTGATGCCTTGGTAGAAGGAGCCTGCTGGGGTGGTGACGGGTTTGTTGTCTTGTTGGGCGGTGATGGATTGGACGGTGCGGATGAGGGCGAAGTTGTCGGCTTCGCGTTCGTGGTGGAGGAGGGTGCGCCAGGTTTCTTGGTAGGTGGATGTGGTGATGCCGTTGTCGGTGATGACTCGGCGGGTGCGTTCTTCGATGAATTTTTTGTGTAGGGGTGGGTTGAAGCGGAATTTGATGTTTTGTGGGTATGCGGGGGTGCTTAGGAGGAGTGGGATTGTGAGGATGAGGGTGAGTGGGGGGATGGGATTGGGTCGTGGCATGAGTTTAGAAGGGGAGGGGGAAAGATTTCGCGAGCTGGATGACTTCTTGGCGGATGGACTGGAGTGAGTGGGGGTCGTGGCGGTGGTGGATTGCGCTGTGGATGAGGTGGGCGATTTGGGTCATTTCTTTTTGTTTGAAGCCGCGGGTGGTGACGGCTGGTGTGCCGAGGCGTATGCCGCCGCTTTTGATGGGGGGTGTGGGGTCAAAGGGGATGGTGTTTTTGTTGACGGTGATGCAGACGGTGTCGAGGAGTTCTTGGACTTCTTTACCGGTGAGGCCTGTGGGGCGGAGGTCGACGAGGATGAGGTGGTTTTCTGTGGTGCCTGAGACGATGCGGTAGCCGAGGTTTTTTAATTCTTGGCAGAGGGTTTGGGCGTTGAGGAGGACTTGTTGTTGGTAGGATTTGAATGATGGGGATAGTGCTTCTTGGAGGCATACGGCTTTGGCGGCGATGACGTGCATCAGGGGGCCGCCTTGGATGCCGGGGAAGAGTTGGGCGTCTATTTCTTTGGCGTATTGTTGGCGGCAGAGGATGAGGCCGCCGCGGGGGCCGCGGAGTGTTTTGTGGGTGGTGGTGGTGACGAAGTCGGCGTAGGGGACGGGGTTGGGGTGAAGGCCTGCGGCTACGAGCCCGGCGATGTGGGCCATGTCGATGAGGAGGAGGGCTTGCACGGATTGGGCGATGTGGGCGAGGCGGGGGAAGTCGATGATGCGGGGGTAGGCTGAGGCGCCGGCTGTGATGAGGCGGGGGCGGTGTTGATGGGCGAGTTTTTCGATGGTGTCGTAGTCGAGTGTTTCGTCATCGGGGCGGACGCCGTAGTGGATGACGTTGTAGAAGCGGCCGGAGAAGTTCATTTTGTGGCCGTGGGTGAGGTGGCCGCCGTGGGAGAGGTCCATGGTGAGGATGGTGTCGCCGGGTTTGAGGAAGGCGAAGTAGACGGCCATGTTGGCTTGGGAGCCGGAGTGGGGTTGGACGTTGACGTGTTCGGCGCCGAAGAGGGCTTTGGCGCGGTCGATGGCGAGTTGTTCGGCTTGATCGACGTGTTGGCAGCCGCCATACCAGCGGCGGCCTGGGTAGCCTTCGGCGTATTTGTTGGTGAGGCAGGAGCCTTGGGCTTCCATGACGGCGCGGCTGGTGAAGTTTTCAGAGGCGATTAGTTCGATGTGGGTGAGTTGGCGTTGGTGTTCGTTTTGGATGATGTCGAAGAGGGTT harbors:
- a CDS encoding serine hydroxymethyltransferase produces the protein MESSCHSSTPTLRHTDPTLFDIIQNEHQRQLTHIELIASENFTSRAVMEAQGSCLTNKYAEGYPGRRWYGGCQHVDQAEQLAIDRAKALFGAEHVNVQPHSGSQANMAVYFAFLKPGDTILTMDLSHGGHLTHGHKMNFSGRFYNVIHYGVRPDDETLDYDTIEKLAHQHRPRLITAGASAYPRIIDFPRLAHIAQSVQALLLIDMAHIAGLVAAGLHPNPVPYADFVTTTTHKTLRGPRGGLILCRQQYAKEIDAQLFPGIQGGPLMHVIAAKAVCLQEALSPSFKSYQQQVLLNAQTLCQELKNLGYRIVSGTTENHLILVDLRPTGLTGKEVQELLDTVCITVNKNTIPFDPTPPIKSGGIRLGTPAVTTRGFKQKEMTQIAHLIHSAIHHRHDPHSLQSIRQEVIQLAKSFPLPF